TTTTTTCAAGCAGGTCTGCCTCAAACTCCATTGCTCTGTAGATTTCCAGATGTCCTTTTTGCGCACCATAACCAGAAACAGATGAGGCTGTCAATCTATTAACTTCCACTTTCTGAAGCTCTCGTTTGACCGCATCCAGTCTTTCCGGCCTTATTATAGCAATTACGTACTTCATCGCGACCACCAACAGGTATCCTCTATCCTATTTGATAGTATTTAATCCTATCCAAATTGATGGAAATTATTTATATTGTTTTTTATATTGTTTGAATATAAACCTGTCAAATTGTTCGAATTAAATCTGGTCAAAGCGAGTTAGAAATAAATTATCTTCTTACCATGCCTACCATAAGAGAGCTTATATTCCCTGAAATCAAATTCAGAGGTATGTTTGGAGAAATCGGAAGCATAAGAAACAAGGCAGATGAAACTTCCCTGCAAATTCTCTCCCTTTTCAGGGAAAGCATAAGCGAAATCCTTCTGAACGGACCTGAATCCGTATCAGCATATTTCAGCCCGGACTATTCACATTATATCGTAGTACATGCCCCTCTGAATTTCCTGTTCCCTGAAAAAAGGGAAGAATGGAATCTGCGTTTTTGCAGGGATGCAGGAGTTTCCGTTGTAGAACTGGTAACAGCCGAAATCGGCAGTGCTTATGTGCGGGGCTTGATGGCGGTTAATGGCTCAAAGGTTTATGCTATCCTTCCTTTTACCTCAATAGACGCGGAAAAGTCAAAAAAGGCGGAATTTCCTGAAGACCGCATGGCCCGCGTAAGGGCTCAGGTACTCCCTACCGTGCTCCCGGGAGTAAAAGGAGAGATTCTTCTTGATATCGGCAGTGGCTTCGGAAGCCTTACAATGGAACTTGCAAAAAATAATCCGGATTCACAGGTTTACGGCATTGATCTCCACGATTCGCTCACAGGCCAGGCACAGATGAATGCGGAAGTTCTCGGGGTGCCTAATGTGGAGTTCAGGACCGGAAGCGTCTATGCCCTGCCTTTTGAGAGAAACTCTGTGAATGCTGCCACCTGCTTTTTCATGCTCCACCACCTTGAAGATATTAAGTTCGCGCTTTTTGAGATTAAAAGAGTGCTGAAAAACGGAGGGTCGTTAACTGCAGTTGAGCCGCTGGCGCATCAACACCATCACGGACCTCAACTCTCAGAAACCGAATGGATAGAGCTTTTTGAGGATGTGGGTTTTAGTGTTAAAACGGAAAATCTGGAAGGAGCAGTTGTTCTGAAAGCCGTAAAAAGAGAATAATATTGAGAAAAATAATCTCAAAAATGGATCGAAAGACTGTCAGGCACATAAATATGGCTCTTGTTTATCTTTCAACCCCTCTTCACACTTCTTGATTTCTATCACATTCTCGCTGCTGCTCTGTGAACATAAATAAACGGGTAAAAAACCTATTTTTTAGAGAGTGCATCTTGTTTACTCAATTGTTCTGGAACCTATAGGAATAGACAGTTTTCTTTCGATTACGGTTATGATCAAACGAAAACCATGTTGTTATTTCCTTTATCGTTCACAGTTTGTACCATGGATATGTCTTACTTTATACTTTAGCTCTGTTCATAATATCTTCATTCTTTTGTACAAACTGTTTATATATCCCACAGCAAGCTTTATTCACTTCTTTTGTGCAAATGTATGAATCACTTTTATAGAAGGAACACTTCGATTTGTATTCACAGCTTGTGTCAAATAGATTCATTTTTTCATAAACTGCATTAAAAAAATTCATAGGTAACTATACTCTTTTTATATATTAATACCATTCCCCACGTATCTGCTCATAGTTTATAGCATTGGATTTTTTTCCTGGCATGGCAGGTGTAATCCCTGGAAAGGTCTACCTGAAACGGGAACAGAATATTAAAAACAGTCTGGATGCTTGAAGATCGAAAGTTTGTAGGCGGATCCCCTCTCCATTATCATCCTGCTTCAGTAATTTTTGCTCAAGGAGATAATGTTACTTCCTGATTGGAATAGGTACTGCTGATTTCTCTGACCAGTACTTAACCTACCTTCACCTAAGTTTGTGGTTACCTTTCATGAACTTGCCGGCGCGACCGTTATTGTAATGACAGAGATCAGTACAGGTATAAATAGAAAAAAGTTCGTTTTCATGTTTTTTCTTCTCATCCCGGGAATGTTTGCATTATTACCAGGAGTAAAACGATACATATCAGCCCGGTTTCAACCATGAATCCCTCCACGCAGGTTACTCGAAGACCGAGTTTTCTCCCGAATAGGGCAATATTTGTCGGAAGAGCTGTCTTTACATAACCAATCCCAAGGTGCAGTACCCTTGCAATGAAGAGCATTTCAAGACATTGAAGAACGGTTATCTGTTCCATTACAACTATTGTGCTAGCCGCCGAAAGAACGGCAATCTGACTCAAAAAGCTTGCTGCAAACACAATAATTGCAGCATCCGGCAGTTGAAGGGTTTTCATGAATGGTTGAAGAACCTCTGCTGAGTACTCTGCCAGGCCCAGATTAAGAATGATGATGAATAAAAATGTCGTTGGAACCAGTACAAGGGCAACTTTTCCAAACTCACAGAAGCTTTTCCTGAGTATGGATACTGCTCTGGCTAAGCATCCGGTTTCCTTTTCCTTCTCCTCTGAAATGGACAGTCCGGTATCATTTCCATATTCCGGAGCTTTTTTGAAAAGAACTCTTCTACCTATAAATACTCCAGTAACTGCAATACCGGTGAAAACCAGAAGTTCTAATAAAAGAAGCATCAGTCCAATCTCATAGCCAAGTACTGAAAGTGCAACGGGTGCCTGAAAAAATATTGCACTATGAAGCCCTTTTGGTAATTGAGCGATCAAAACTGTCACAATGACGTCCCGCTCTCCAAGAATCCGCTTATGAAAGAAAGAAGAGAGCATACCCATTCCTGACCAGGAATTTAAAAAAAAGAAGGTAAGTACAGAAGAGCATGTTTTTGGAAGGTGGGCCATTTCTGTAATGGATGCCATAGGAATGCTGGTGTATTCGAGATACCGGGTTGCCCTCAGGAGATTTGATAGAAAAAAACCGATAAATATCATAGGGAGCATGATCGAGAAAAGCTTCAGAACTTCGGAAAAAATTAGTGAATAATCCATACCTGCTCCTCCAGAGTAGCATTGCAGTCTTAATTTAGTCAGTCTTAACTTAAAGAATATATGGAAATTTGAAACTCTCAATTCTCACTGACCGCCCTGCAGGCGACTTTATGGATTCCTCCTCTTAACTGAACCTCGCCAATCCGGCACTCCTGTTTGACCATTGAGCACCTCTCTTTATATGGACATCCTTCATCTGTGGTTTGAGATACTTCCGGATTGTGGTATTCTATCTTTTCGCCACAAAAGAGTGAGGCATTAATGAGTTCCTGTGTGTAGGGGTGCAGAGGGTTCTGAATCAAGTCATCCGTCGGCCCCTCCTCAACAATTCTGCCCCTGAGCATCACCGCAGTCCGGTCACACATCCATTGTACAATTTCAATGTCATGAGAGATGAGAACACAGGGTATTGGATGTTCTTTCTGTATATTTTTTATCAATGTGAGAATTTGTGCCTGTACTGAGAGATCAAGGTTTGATGTGGGTTCATCTGCCACGATCAGTGCCGGGTTGAGGCTGATGGCACGGGCAATCACTATCCTCTGAATTTCCCCGCCGCTTACCTCATGAGGGTAGCGGTTAAGGATCTCTTCACGTATATTCATACTCCGAATAATCTCCTGTACGGTATCTTCGATCAAATCTCTCTTCCCGGAGAGCAGCAGCCCTTCTACAAGGGAATCCCCAATTCGCATCCTCGGGTTGAGAGAAGACCTCGGATCTTGAAATATCATCTGCAGATTTGGCCAGTATCTCTGTAACTCTGCTCCCTTGAGATTTGTGACATCGAGATCGCCGATTTTTACTCTTCCTCCTGTTGGCTCTAACAGGCGCACAAGCATCTTACCCAGGGTTGTCTTTCCGCACCCGCTCTCTCCCACAAGCCCGAAAATTTCATCACTCCTGATCGAAAAGCTCACGTCCCGTACGGCATGTACTTCTGTCTTATTTAAAAAAAAACCGCTGGTGTAGGTCTTGGACAGGTGTTCAACTGCAAGCATAGTGGCACCGAACTCCTCTATTCTCTTCACGCATGTCAGGATGATGCGTTGCACACTTCTCTTTTGCATATGGACACCGGGGATGGAAACGGCATCCGGTTGGGAGTTGTATCAAACTTGGACTCATTCCTGGTATCGAGGACATTCCCTTTGATGGCATTGAAGACATCAAACCCTGTGTGTATGGGTGCCTGGGGTCGTCGAGCATGTCCTGTGCAGGCCCCCTCTCAATAATTTCACCTGCATACATCACCGCAAGATTTTCACAGATCCGTGCCGCACCGATGTCGTGGGTTATCAGCAGAAGAGAACGTTCCGCAGTGATGCTATCTATCAGTTTCACGGTTTTGTTCCTGAGAATCGTGTCCAGCCCGGTAGTCGGTTCGTCTGCGATGAGGAGGTCCGGGTTTTGTGCAATACCCATCGAGATCAAAACCCGCCTGTTCATCCCCCCTGAGAGCTGGTGTGGGTATCGGTCCGATACATGAGGATAAAGTCCAACTGAGTTAAGGAGATCGAAAACCTTCCTGTAGAGTTGTCTTTTATCCTGAGAACCTCCATTTGGATGTATTGCTTTTTGAACCTGGCCTTTAATCTTCATAAGAGGGTCAAGGGAGGAGATATGCTGGGGGATTAGCCCGATTTCTCCACCCCTTATCTTCACCATGTGATCCTTACCTGTCCTGAGAAGGTCTCGATTGTGAAAAACAATCTCCCCGGATACCAGTGCATTCTGCGGGAGAAGCTTCAGTATGGTCTGGGCAAGCACGGACTTTCCGCATCCGGATTCCCCTATAATAGCCATTCTTTCCTTTTCCTTCAGGTCAAAATCAAGACCGTTCACCGCCCTGACAGGACCATTCCCAGTGATAAAGGTCGTATTCAGCTTTCTGATACGCAGAATGGGCTCTCTGCCTGTTTCACCTGTAAAATCATGCGATAAGGTATCCACATTCTCTCCTCCTTTTATTGAAAGTCAGCCTTTTCCACCCTCACCGGATCAATTCTCTCTTTCAGCCAGTCACCGAGGCAGTTGAATGAGAGAACTGTAATTACGATACACAATCCCGGAAAGATCATTGTCTGCGGTGCGGTCTCCATGAAAGCGATACTTCCCTGAATCATCGCCCCCCACTCCGGAGTTGGAGGCTGGGCTCCGAGTCCGAGGAAACTCAGGCCTGTGATATGAAGAATTGCGGACCCGACATCAAGTGTGGCAAGGGCGAATATCGGGGAGAGTACGTTTGGGAGTACGTGTCTCCTGATGATGTAATATGAGTTTCCCCCCATGAGCCGGGCTCCTTTGACAAAATCCTTTTCTTTTACCTGGAGAACAGACCCACGGATAATTCGTGCATAACTTACCCACCACATCACCGAGAGTGCGAGCACGATGTTGAAGAGCGAAGCTCCGAATAATCCGACAAGTGCTATGGAAAGGATCGTCCCCGGAAACGCCAGGAAGAGATCCACAGTACGCATAATGGTCTGATCAACAATACCTCCAAAAAATCCGGCAGTCAATCCTATGAAGGTGCCAAGTACAACACCGACGGCAACCACGGAAAGGGCGGTTACCAGCGAGGTTTGTGTTCCGTGGATTACCCGGCTAAGAATATCCCGGCCGTGATGGTCTGTTCCAAACGGATGTTCCATATCCGGTTTTGCAAGCCGGTTGTTAAGGTCTACAGAATTCGGATCATGGGGAGCTACTGAACCGGGAAAGATAGCCATAATCACAAAGGTGAGGAGGATTATGCAGCTGATGATCACCCCTGTACTCATATGTGGGAACTTGATCTGGAGGGAATGACCGGTCTGTCCTTGACGGCTGCTCTGTCCTTTTCCATACAAATTGTTACTCATGAATGTTCCCTCCAGGTTTCATCCTCGGATCGATGTACACGTACAGAATATCAACGAGAATATTGACGATAACAAATATCAAAGCGATAAGGAGCACAAATCCTGCAATGACAGGATAGTCCCTGCTCATTACCGATGCCAGAAGAAAGTTCCCTATTCCCGGCCATCCGAAGATTTGCTCAATGATAGCTGTGCCGCCGAGGAGCGTTCCGATATCCAGCCCTGCCTGGGTGACAACAGGTACAGAAGCGTTTCGAAATGCATGCCTCACCACAACCTCTCTCTCACTCAGACCTTTTGCATAGGCTTCAAAGACATAGTCTTCGGAGAGGACATCGAGCATGCTTTCCCGTGTTATCCTCAAAATTCGTGATATCTGGAGGAACCCGAGTGCAAGTGTCGGAAGGATAAGGTGCTGTATCCCGCCATATCCGAATGAAGGGAGGATGTCCAGATGGATTGAGAATACGAGGATGAGCAGCAGTGCAAGCCAGAAGGACGGTATTGAGGTCCCCATTGACGCGATGAAGTTGCCGAATTTGTCAACCGGTGAATGTGGCCTCATGGCTGACAGTACACCAATGCTGATACCCGCTACCAGTGCAAGTGCCATCGCTGTCATAGTAAGGATGAATGTCGCCGGAAAACGGGCAGTGAATTCTTCCAGAACCGGATCACCTGTCCTGAGGGATATACCAAGGCTTCCAGAGAACAGGTTTGTCATCCAGGCAGCGTACTGTTTTAAAAAAGGCTGTTCAAGCCCGTGATTATTCATAAAAAGTAAAACAGCTTCTCTTGTCGGCTCGTTTCCTGTCTCCTGTGTTAGAATAATCTCGGCCGGGTTTCCCGGTGCGAAGTACATTATCGAAAATGAGAGGATTGATGCAAGAAAGATCGTTATAAGAGCCCAGGGTATCCTTCTTGCTAATAAGATGGGTATGTCTCCGGCCATGATCCTCCTCTTAAGGCTCAATACTAACCGTGCTCAGGTCGAGACCATAGATTGAGGCAGGGAACGTGAAGCCTTTCACAGATTTTTTATATGCAGCGATTTTCTCTATATCATAAAGCGGCATACAGGCATATTTCTCCTGAATACACAGGTATGCGGCGCTATAATCTTCATCTGCACCTGTAGCTATGGCTTTTTCGATCAGCTGGTCAAGCTCTGCATCGTGGTAAGATGCCGGCCATGACCCCCAGGTAGAGTGATATTTTCCGGTAAGTGGTCCTTCGGGCAGACTTGGGACTCCCGAGCTGTGGTGAAGATACATGTCATAGTTGCCCTTTTTACGTTCTTCACCTGCTGCACCGCTTTCAAGAACAAGGATCTTGACTTCGACGCCGATTTTCTTCATCTCACTCTGGATATAGACAGCAATCGAGTCGGAATTTGCTTCACCCTGGGGAACGATATAGGTAAGTGTCAGCTTCTTTCCGTCTTTTTCCCGAATTCCGTCGGCTCCGGCAACTACCCATCCTGCCTGGTCAAGGAGGTTCTTTGCCTTCTCCGGGTCATAGGTATATTCTGTCCCTGCAAGGCTGCTGGCCCACGGGTATGTCGGGGATACGACCGAGTATGCAGGTTCTGCGGCGCTGGCAAGGAGTTCCTTAACCATCTTATCCCGGTCAAACCCAAGGTTAATCGCTTCCCGGAGACGGATGTCACTCAATGGTCCCTCGTTACAGTTCAGTTCCACAACCTGATATCTTCCGTAGGACTGCTTCTCGACGATGATATCCGGATCGCTCATCATCTGGGGGATCTGCTCATATGGGACAGTTGAATGGTGGTCCGCCACCCCAATGATATCCACATCACCTGCACGCAATGCCGATACACTGGCATAGCTATCAGGAATTACCCGGTACGATATCCGGTCAATTAGCATTCCTTCACCTGAGGCCGGATCATGTCTCACAAATTCTGCACTCTGTGCCTTTACATAGTTCTCAACCTCGAACTTCCCAGTTCCAATGAAGGATACGATCTCTCCATCGTTACTCCAGGAAGGTTCGACTGATGTTGGTGCGATAACCTGGCTGGTCGACTCCGATGAGAGCGATTTGATGAAAGCTCCATATGGTTCTTTCAGAGTGACCTGTATTGTATGTTCATCAACCTCACTCACATTGGATATCTTTAAGAATGCAATATCGTTCTTCCTTGGCCCCTGACTGCACCAGGTCAGGAACCATGCAGCAGAACTCGCGTTCCATTGCGTCCCGTCGTGGAACTCTATCCCCTTATTGAGGTTGAATATATAGGTCAATTCGTCATCAGACTCGTTCCATGAACTGACAAGATGGCCGGGAATCGGTTTTCCATTGGCATTGATGTCCAGGAAGACATCATAGACATTCATCTTCATCTCTACTCTTGAATCAAAATCTGCGGGTCCGGCAACGATAAGTGTCTGAACGTTGTCATCGGTCTGGGCGCTCTTTCCTACGCATCCAGAAGCGGTAATTATACATCCGACAAGGAAGCAGAGTGCCAGCAGTTTCAGCGGTGTAAAACTTTTTCTCTTCATTTTCAATCCTCTTTCGGTTTTTCAGCTGTGTAGCAGAACTGGCCGTGCCCATGTGAAATTCTATATGGGTAGGGCAGACGCTGGCGTTTAAGGGCCTCAATCCTGTGCATGGGTTCAGCGAGAACATTAGAGTATCCGGCAGATTTCAGGAGGTCTACAATGACTCCGGGTTTTACACCGCCATTGTATGGAAGGTTTACAGCCTGTCTCCCGTTTCCAAGAGTGCGCCATGGATTTCTCCTCTCTGAGAGGAGTATCCAGAGGTTCAGAACCTGTTTCTGGATCGAAACTTTCCGGTCGTCGCGGGGTTCGTGAAGGAAAAAACATAGCTTCCCTCCTGGCCGCAATACCCTCATCCATTCACGTACTGCAATATCCGGATGCGGAAGTGTCCAGAGAACCGCCCTGTTGACTATGGCATCAAAAGAGTTGTTTTCAAAACCTAGATTTTCGGCATCATCCTGATGAAAAGCAATTGGTAATCCCTTCTCTCTTGCCTTGGCGGATGCACGGGTGATCATCTTCTCCGAGAGATCAATTCCCACAACCCCGTACCCCATATCGGCGAGTATCAGTGAGAGAAAACCTGTCCCTGAACCAATATCAAGAATTTTTTCGGCATTACCCAGTTTTGACCTGAGGAGCACCTTCCATGCTTCTTCCTCCTCTTTGCTGGCGGCATAATGCCCCGGAGATTTATCGAATGTTTGGGAGCGGTAGTTCCAGAAATCTCTGATTACCTGTTTGTCTTCGTTCATCTTCACCCTCCAGAGGTTAAGGGCAGCTTCAGCTGCAAGCTGAACCCGGCCGTACAGTATATTCAATATCCTTTCCGGGCCTCAATTGCTCACTTAAAACATGTCATCTCTTAATTATGCAAAATTTTCAATCAGGTCTTTTTTACAACATCGAGTCTATTCTCTACAATCCCTTTGTAGTTCCCCTCTATCCCGATTCTTTGTTCTGTAACGATTCTTCTACTTATCATACGATCGATACTGTTACTCTTATGATAATGAGAACCGGGATTTCAGGCAGGATCTCATGGTCAGATGCGGTCTCCTTTGCAGCTTTACCCTATGATTCTTCATCTCTCTGTTGAGATTTTATCACTCATATTTACATCATATTTTTAGTGTGAATTACTTTGAGTTTCGTATTATTATTTGTTATATTATTGACTTGATAACGTTTATAGTATAAGTTATTATTGATTTGATCTTACTAGTTGTTATTGATATTTTTAAATGTATTAAACAGGTGTCTCAAATTAGTTTTTTAAATCCTGATCTAATCAGTCAATCGTCCGAAACACTTCACAATAAAGAGTTTATAGAGACAGCGACCAATTTGATGTAATTAATAAATTACAGAAATCGGAAAAAATCAATGGCTGCTAAAATCAATGAAAAAAGGATAGATAAAAAAGAAGATAGGTAAAAAGTAGGTTTTTAAACTTAAATTCTGATTTAACACTTCTTCTTTTTAGTTTTTTGTTCTTAAAAGAATCTAATGCTCTTGAATCTCAACTCTACTGTCACAGTCTACTGTACAGTTCGGGAGCTCAAAAAACAATCATATCCGATGCCCTGAGTCTGACCATGCATTCATCTCCGGTCCCTATTTTTAATGAGTCAAAGACATGGTTTGCAACCTCTACCTTCAGGACGTCCTCACTTTCTTTGAGTATAAGGGACATGATCCTGCTGGTGCCTTTATTCACCACATTCATAATCACTCCGTCGAAGAGGTTTTTCCTGTCTTCCTGGCGGATAACATGCATGTTTTTCCTGTCCACAAGCTCGATGTTCTCAGGCCTGATGCCCCAGCTAACTTTGTCTCCTGCTTTGCGTTCGATATAGGGGGCGGTAATCTCCGTTCCAAGGGACCACAGGAAGGTGCACTCGGCTCCGTTCCCGTGCCTTTCTACCACGGCATTATCAAAGAGGTTTGAGAAGCCCACAAGTTCGGCCACATAGCGGGTTTTCGGGTGGTAGAATATATCCTCTGGGGAACCTATCTGCTGCACTATGCCGTCTTCAAAGACTGCCATCCGGTCTGCCATAGTAAAGGCCTCGACAGGGTCATGGGTAATGAAAATTACAGGAATTCCGAGCCTTTTCTGGATATCCCTCAGTTCTTTTCTTAATTTCAGGCGGACTACGGTATCCAGGGATGAAAAAGGCTCGTCAAGGAGTAAAACTTCCGGATTGGGGGCAAGGGCTCTGGCAAGTGCGACTTTCTGTTTCTGGCCACCTGAAAGTTCGTCAGGATAGGCAAATTCAAGTTCTTCTATCCCTACAAGACTTAGCATCTCGTTTACTCTATCCGTTTTTTCAACGGAGCTCATACTTTTTAACCCGAACTCGATGTTCTGGCGCACGTTCATATGCGGGAAGAGAGCGTTTTCCTGGAACATGTACCCGATTTTTCTTTTCTGAGGGGGGAGGTTTACTTTTTTCCTGCTATCAAAGTAAACGGTACTGTTTATTTTTATAGTGCCTGCATCAGGTTTCTCAAGCCCTGCAATGCAGCGGAGAGCTGTGGTTTTTCCTGAGCCGGAACAGCCGAACAGGACCACAAAATCGGAATCGGCATCAAAACTGCAGTTCATTGAAAAGCTGGGGGTTTCCCCTTTCTTTTTCCTGTTTTTTCTTCCGTAGAATTCCTTTTCAATGTCAACTTCAACAGTCATTCCTTACTCTCACCTTTTTTCATCGTTCTCCCAGTTTGCTGGTGGCTGCAATCGTTATGAGTGACATGACAACCAGGATACTCACAAGCAGGTTCGCAAGTTCGTTATTTCCTGACTGGTATGCTCCGTAAATGGAAAGAGGCATGGTGCTGGTCTTTCCCTGGATATTCCCTGCGACCATGAGGGTCGCTCCGAACTCTCCTACAGCCCTTGCAAAACTCAGGACGCAGCCTGCAATAATGCCTTTCTTTGCAAGGGGCAGGGTTATGAAGAGCGCAGTTTCGAGTTCATTTCTCCCGAGAATGCGGGCAGCTTCCTCAATATTCCTGTCTACTGCCCCGATAGCTGAGGTGGTGGTCTTTACCATCAGGGGCAAAGAGACTACAAAGGCTGCAATGGCTGCTGCCTGCCAGGTAAAGAGGATCCCGCTTCCTGTAATTCTGGTGAAGATGCTTCCTATAGCTCCGTTTTTTCCAAGCAGGATAACAAGGATATACCCGGTTACAGTCGGGGGAAGAACCATAGGCATGGTAATCATAACATCAGCTAACCATTTACCGGGAAACTCCCTTTTTGCCAGTATATAAGCAATTAAAATCCCCAGCACCGTCACAAAGAGGGTTGCAATGACGGAAATCTTGAGAGTCAGTAGAAGTGGTGTCGCGATTATTTGAAAGATCTCCATCAAATCCCTCTTTTTATACTGTTTTTCAGGTTCTGAGTATTTTATGCTGCGCTGAAGCCATATTCTGCCAGGATCTCCTGTCCTCTGGTTCCGGTTACGAAATCAACGAATTCCTGCGCTTCTTCCTTATTTGCTGATTCGCTTACCACTGCTATGGGGTAGGAGATCGATTCGTTAACAGGAACCGTGTACGTTATTTCATACAGGTCTTTACGGCCGCTTTCGGCATCTGTCATGTATACGAAGCCCGCATCGACTTCTCCCGTCTCCACATAAGTGAGTACCTGTTTTACATTTTCTGCAAGGATCATTTTGCCTTCAAGTTCATCCCAGACCCCGACGTCTTCCATTGCCTGTTTGGTATATTTTCCCACAGGTGCAATTTCAGGGTCTCCTATTGCGATTTTTTCAATGCTGCCTGCAGTCAGGTCTTCCAGGGATTTGGGACTTTCAGAGCCATTTTTATCAGGGACCACCATTACGAGAGTATTTGCTGCAAAGTCCTTCCTTGAATCGTTTTCAATCAAGCTCTTCTCATAGAGTAGTTCCATATCGCTCTCTGAAGCCGAAGCAAACACATTAACAGGCGCCCCGGACTCAATTTGCATCCTCAGGGTCCCCGAACCTGCAAAATTGAGTTCCACATTTGTGTCCGGATACTCGGCTTCAAATTCGTGTGTAATGTCAGTAAAAGCCTCGGTCAGGCTTGCTGCAGCTGAAACAGTGATGGTGGTCTGTTCTTCTGCTCCGGGGGAGGCTGCAATCAGGGCAAGTACGGCAAGGCAGAGAATCGCTGCAAGGGCAGGAAGTATCAGTTTTTTTGATTTACTGTCGCTCACTGCGCTCCCTCTACGCATTCGTCTTTTGCTTTCTCGCCTGCATATACAGCCGGTTCTACCTGTACTGGTGCAGTGAAAGTATCAGTAGCTTCAAGGATGGTGTTGGTGATCCTGTCCAGAAGTTCCATAGCTCCCCTATATCCGATAGTAAGGATGCGTTGTGCGCCTACTCTATCGTGGATTGGCAGGCCAACCCTTACAAGCGGGATATCATGGGCTTTTGCAATGTATCTACCGTTTGAGTTTCCTATCAGGATTTCGGGGCTGCATTCGCTGACCGCGTCGTTGAGGCTGTCAAAATCAATTCCGTCCAGAACCACAGGTTCCAGTTCCGGTCTGATCTCTCCAAAGATTTGTTTTATTTTCTTTTCAAAGTCTCGGCTTTTGCTTCCGGTTGCTATAAGCACCGGGTTCATCCCCAGTTCCAGCATGAAGGTAGTCAGGCTAAATACAGTGTCCGGGTCTCCGTAGACTGCTGTCTTTACACCGTAAAGGTACTTGTGCACGTCCACCATAGCATCGAGGAGCCTTCCCCTTTCTTTCTGATATTTCTCAGGGATGGGGCAGCCAAGGATGCGGACCAGTTCCGTAAAGAAAAGGTCGGTGTTTGAGAGCCCTATGGGTATGGGTACATTGTGTCCTGGAACTCCGTGGGAAGCTTCAAGGTATTTCACAGCCAGGTTCGTGCTGACAACACCCAGACCGAGGCTTGCCCTGCTGCTGGGCATATCTGCAATCTCGGAAAGTGGAGTGCCTCCAGCTGCTATTTTTGGAAGTTCTTCTCTCAGGGGTGCATCAAAGGTCTCGGAAATGTCTGAAAGGAAGATGTAATCCCCTGCAGTTTCTGCAAGGATTTCTTTCAGTTCCCTCACATCAGCCGGGGAAA
The genomic region above belongs to Methanosarcina horonobensis HB-1 = JCM 15518 and contains:
- the modA gene encoding molybdate ABC transporter substrate-binding protein, encoding MSDSKSKKLILPALAAILCLAVLALIAASPGAEEQTTITVSAAASLTEAFTDITHEFEAEYPDTNVELNFAGSGTLRMQIESGAPVNVFASASESDMELLYEKSLIENDSRKDFAANTLVMVVPDKNGSESPKSLEDLTAGSIEKIAIGDPEIAPVGKYTKQAMEDVGVWDELEGKMILAENVKQVLTYVETGEVDAGFVYMTDAESGRKDLYEITYTVPVNESISYPIAVVSESANKEEAQEFVDFVTGTRGQEILAEYGFSAA
- a CDS encoding class I SAM-dependent methyltransferase; translated protein: MNEDKQVIRDFWNYRSQTFDKSPGHYAASKEEEEAWKVLLRSKLGNAEKILDIGSGTGFLSLILADMGYGVVGIDLSEKMITRASAKAREKGLPIAFHQDDAENLGFENNSFDAIVNRAVLWTLPHPDIAVREWMRVLRPGGKLCFFLHEPRDDRKVSIQKQVLNLWILLSERRNPWRTLGNGRQAVNLPYNGGVKPGVIVDLLKSAGYSNVLAEPMHRIEALKRQRLPYPYRISHGHGQFCYTAEKPKED
- the modB gene encoding molybdate ABC transporter permease subunit, whose product is MEIFQIIATPLLLTLKISVIATLFVTVLGILIAYILAKREFPGKWLADVMITMPMVLPPTVTGYILVILLGKNGAIGSIFTRITGSGILFTWQAAAIAAFVVSLPLMVKTTTSAIGAVDRNIEEAARILGRNELETALFITLPLAKKGIIAGCVLSFARAVGEFGATLMVAGNIQGKTSTMPLSIYGAYQSGNNELANLLVSILVVMSLITIAATSKLGER
- a CDS encoding ABC transporter ATP-binding protein, translating into MTVEVDIEKEFYGRKNRKKKGETPSFSMNCSFDADSDFVVLFGCSGSGKTTALRCIAGLEKPDAGTIKINSTVYFDSRKKVNLPPQKRKIGYMFQENALFPHMNVRQNIEFGLKSMSSVEKTDRVNEMLSLVGIEELEFAYPDELSGGQKQKVALARALAPNPEVLLLDEPFSSLDTVVRLKLRKELRDIQKRLGIPVIFITHDPVEAFTMADRMAVFEDGIVQQIGSPEDIFYHPKTRYVAELVGFSNLFDNAVVERHGNGAECTFLWSLGTEITAPYIERKAGDKVSWGIRPENIELVDRKNMHVIRQEDRKNLFDGVIMNVVNKGTSRIMSLILKESEDVLKVEVANHVFDSLKIGTGDECMVRLRASDMIVF
- a CDS encoding ABC transporter substrate-binding protein, translating into MKRKSFTPLKLLALCFLVGCIITASGCVGKSAQTDDNVQTLIVAGPADFDSRVEMKMNVYDVFLDINANGKPIPGHLVSSWNESDDELTYIFNLNKGIEFHDGTQWNASSAAWFLTWCSQGPRKNDIAFLKISNVSEVDEHTIQVTLKEPYGAFIKSLSSESTSQVIAPTSVEPSWSNDGEIVSFIGTGKFEVENYVKAQSAEFVRHDPASGEGMLIDRISYRVIPDSYASVSALRAGDVDIIGVADHHSTVPYEQIPQMMSDPDIIVEKQSYGRYQVVELNCNEGPLSDIRLREAINLGFDRDKMVKELLASAAEPAYSVVSPTYPWASSLAGTEYTYDPEKAKNLLDQAGWVVAGADGIREKDGKKLTLTYIVPQGEANSDSIAVYIQSEMKKIGVEVKILVLESGAAGEERKKGNYDMYLHHSSGVPSLPEGPLTGKYHSTWGSWPASYHDAELDQLIEKAIATGADEDYSAAYLCIQEKYACMPLYDIEKIAAYKKSVKGFTFPASIYGLDLSTVSIEP